A DNA window from Arachis hypogaea cultivar Tifrunner chromosome 18, arahy.Tifrunner.gnm2.J5K5, whole genome shotgun sequence contains the following coding sequences:
- the LOC112770951 gene encoding exocyst complex component SEC10b — protein sequence MRDPKNDPKPVKPAAQSSPLILDIDDFKGDFSFDALFGNLVNEQLPAFRLEDLEAEDSLPNGHVTNKFVGSQQGASSPLFPEVEKLLSLFKDSCKELVELRKQIDGRLLNLKKDVAVQDNKHRKTLTELEKGVDGLFESFARLDSRISSVGQTAAKIGDHLQSADSQRETASQTIELIKYLMEFNSSPGDLMELSPLFSDDSRVAEAASIAQKLRTFAEEDIGRLSSAVGNAAASRGLEVAVANLQDYCNELENRLISRFDSASQKRELTTMAECAKILSQFNRGTSAMQHYVATRPMFIDVEVMNADTRLVLGDQAVQASPSDVASGLSSLYKEITDTVRKEAATITAVFPSPSEVMSILVQRVLEQRITALLDKLLMKPSLVNLPSMGEGGLLLYLRMLAVAYEKTRELATDLRTVGCGDLDVEGLTESLFSSHKDEYLEYEQAALRQLYKVKMEELRAEGQISDSSGSLGRSKGASVAAASSQQQISVTVVTEFVRWNEEAISRCNLFCSQPATLATHVKAVFTCLLDQVSQYIADGLERARDSLTEAANLRERFVLGTSVSRRVAAAAASAAEAAAAAGESSFRSFMVAVQRSGSSVAIIQQYFANSISRLLLPVDGAHAASCEEMATAMSSAEAAAYKGLQQCIETVMAEVERLLSAEQKATDYRTSDDNLVPDHRATNACTRVVAYLSRVLESAFTALEGLNKQAFLTELGNRLHKVLLNHWQKFTFNPSGGLRLKRDITDYGDFVRSFNAPSVDEKFELLGIMANVFIVAPESLASLFEGTPSIRKDAQRFVQLRDDYKSAKLASKLSSLWN from the exons ATGAGAGATCCTAAGAACGATCCTAAACCTGTGAAACCCGCAGCTCAATCCTCCCCTCTCATTCTCGACATCGATGACTTCAAG ggTGATTTTTCGTTCGATGCGTTGTTTGGGAACCTAGTGAATGAGCAGCTTCCGGCGTTCAGATTGGAAGATTTGGAAGCGGAAGATTCTCTTCCGAATGGCCATGTTACCAACAAGTTTGTTGGTTCTCAGCAAGGGGCTTCCAGCCCTCTGTTTCCTGAGGTTGAGAAGCTCTTGTCGTTGTTCAAAGACTCTTGTAAGGAGCTCGTTGAGCTCCGCAAACAG ATTGATGGGAGACTTCTCAATCTTAAGAAAGATGTTGCAGTTCAGGACAATAAGCATCGAAAGACACTTACCGAG CTAGAGAAAGGTGTAGATGGACTGTTCGAGAGCTTTGCGAGGTTGGATTCGCGTATTTCAAGTGTAGGCCAGACAGCTGCGAAGATTGGAGATCATCTCCAG AGTGCGGATTCTCAGCGTGAAACTGCCAGTCAAACAATTGAGCTGATCAAA TACTTGATGGAGTTCAATAGCAGCCCAGGTGATCTGATGGAGCTTTCACCTTTATTTTCTGACGACAGTCGTGTTGCTGAGGCTGCTTCAATTGCCCAGAAATTAc GGACATTTGCTGAGGAAGATATTGGTAGACTTTCATCAGCTGTTGGAAATGCAGCTGCTAGCAGAGGATTAGAAGTTGCAGTTGCTAATTTGCAGGACTATTGCAATG AATTGGAGAATAGATTGATTTCTCGGTTTGATTCTGCATCACAGAAAAGAGAATTGACTACAATGGCGGAATGTGCCAAAATTTTGTCTCAG TTCAATAGGGGCACAAGTGCGATGCAACATTATGTGGCAACACGTCCGATGTTTATTGATGTGGAAGTAATGAATGCAGACACTAGGCTGGTTCTTGGTGACCAGGCTGTACAGGCTAGTCCTAGTGATGTTGCTTCTGGGCTTTCGTCTTTGTATAAAGAAATCACAG ATACCGTTAGAAAAGAGGCAGCAACAATAACTGCTGTATTCCCTTCTCCAAGTGAAGTTATGTCGATTTTAGTTCAG CGAGTTTTAGAGCAGCGAATCACAGCTCTTCTGGACAAACTCTTAATGAAACCGTCTCTTGTGAATTTACCTTCCATGGGGGAAGGTGGGCTGCTACTA TATCTTAGAATGCTGGCAGTGGCATATGAAAAGACTCGAGAACTTGCTACAGATCTACGGACTGTGGGATGTGGTGACTTGGATGTCGAGG GTCTGACAGAGTCCCTGTTTTCTAGTCACAAAGATGAATATCTTGAATATGAGCAGGCAGCTCTTAGACAATTATATAAAGTGAAG ATGGAGGAATTGCGAGCGGAAGGCCAGATTTCTGATTCATCTGGGTCACTTGGACGCTCAAAAGGAGCATCAGTGGCTGCTGCTTCATCTCAGCAACAAATATCTGTCACTGTGGTGACAGAGTTTGTCCGTTGGAATGAAGAAGCCATATCAAGATGCAATCTCTTCTGTTCCCAG CCTGCCACACTTGCAACCCATGTTAAAGCCGTGTTTACATGTTTACTAGATCAA GTCAGTCAATATATTGCGGATGGGCTTGAACGAGCTAGAGACAGCCTGACTGAGGCAGCTAATTTAAGGGAAAGATTTGTGCTGGGTACAAGTGTGAGCCGTAGAGTGGCTGCTGCAGCTGCATCTGCT GCTGAGGCTGCCGCTGCAGCTGGAGAAAGCAGTTTCAGATCATTCATGGTTGCTGTACAACGTTCTGGAAGCAGTGTAGCTATTATTCAACAA TATTTTGCAAATTCTATATCCCGGCTTCTGCTTCCCGTGGATGGTGCACATGCTGCTTCTTGTGAAGAAATGGCAACAGCAATGTCCAGTGCAGAGGCTGCTGCTTACAAAGGACTACAACAGTGCATTGAAACTGTCATGGCTGAG GTGGAGCGATTACTCTCAGCTGAGCAAAAGGCAACAGACTATCGAACATCTGATGATAATCTGGTTCCTGATCACCGGGCAACCAATGCCTGCACAAG GGTTGTGGCTTATCTTTCTCGTGTGCTGGAGTCCGCATTCACAGCTCTAGAAGGTCTTAACAAGCAAGCATTCCTGACCGAGTTG GGAAATCGCTTGCACAAGGTGTTGCTAAACCATTGGCAAAAGTTTACGTTTAATCCAAG TGGGGGATTGCGACTGAAGCGTGACATCACTGATTATGGAGATTTTGTGCGTAGTTTCAATGCTCCTTCTGTTGATGAGAAATTTGAGTTGTTGGGCAT CATGGCCAATGTCTTTATTGTTGCTCCGGAGAGCCTTGCAAGTTTGTTTGAAGGTACACCTAGCATTCGCAAGGATGCACAAAG ATTTGTTCAGCTTAGGGACGATTACAAGAGTGCTAAACTTGCATCCAAACTCAGTTCCTTGTGGAATTAA